One part of the Desulfonema ishimotonii genome encodes these proteins:
- a CDS encoding pentapeptide repeat-containing protein, whose protein sequence is MTSTWKDSEWRTSFLANLLSMNPGGVAVDLAKLLKGIKDEDERQAVEHTKGILESLNDDPLPIDPDLKLWEIYVPPSVRYWSPDNEDKHDKDKAGELPDLFASLLGAIEDSDAPVVIHGQPGHGKTSSVKMLTHFINAKEQEEKKKKRTHVLMYEFKFLGRLDDNEIQVLSRRTSFLKNESFFHGKNTVLILDGLDERQITDGSDYALKDFVRLMFRLSENVNKRDDSKLNLILTGRSQFVRQVQNAFTGPYHQYEIRDFVEEQVGTWLRKYCVIKKIEPELKYENFESKKLKDLIHQPILLTISAMMLADETGRRLIEDVGDREITRGDIYQIIIQWTYERKWQCHPNCAHLPNAASYRKFLRILAFILFRHGEETIKISTLIEALKKHEALYDLEWIKTKSDETIEDICKNVAVSFFFKGLEENAFSFIHKTVRDYLTVEAIFDLLKEATENFNPRRPGKSCDNTAEDIYFILGKSKLSHEDHLPFLEDIITARNADARELFDPLETFFKTALDHIHLIKHENGQNVNPLITEANVLSGLLYWITEIFQTFSEEERKERYEGGYLKIFEPPDGFHKFISFLNASELFGYSLYSFKLKFANLRDAGLGGANLRGVKLREANLEAADLRGANLGAADLRGASLEAADLRGANLSLTNLRGANLRGANLRGAALYGANLRGTNFLRAIFLDTNLTDTDLSLASNLTFQKIQQAITNETTILPDYLKQEDEPEDAE, encoded by the coding sequence ATGACAAGCACTTGGAAAGATTCGGAATGGAGAACCTCTTTTCTCGCCAATCTGCTGAGCATGAATCCGGGCGGCGTGGCTGTGGATTTGGCCAAGCTGCTCAAAGGCATAAAAGACGAAGATGAACGCCAAGCAGTAGAACACACCAAAGGCATTCTCGAATCCCTTAACGATGATCCGCTTCCCATTGATCCCGATCTGAAACTCTGGGAAATTTATGTCCCGCCGTCGGTCCGTTATTGGTCTCCTGACAACGAAGACAAGCATGACAAAGATAAGGCCGGTGAATTGCCGGATCTGTTTGCGTCGCTTTTGGGAGCCATTGAAGATTCGGACGCGCCCGTTGTGATTCACGGCCAGCCCGGACACGGCAAAACATCGTCTGTGAAAATGCTGACGCACTTCATCAATGCCAAGGAGCAGGAAGAAAAAAAGAAGAAGCGAACGCATGTCCTGATGTATGAGTTCAAATTTCTGGGGCGGCTGGATGACAACGAGATTCAGGTGCTGTCCCGGCGAACGTCATTTCTCAAAAACGAGTCGTTTTTCCACGGCAAAAATACGGTGCTGATTCTGGACGGACTGGACGAACGGCAGATCACGGATGGGAGCGATTACGCGCTCAAGGACTTTGTGCGGCTGATGTTCCGGCTTTCGGAAAATGTGAACAAGCGTGACGATTCAAAGCTCAACCTGATTCTCACGGGGCGGTCCCAGTTTGTCAGACAGGTGCAGAACGCTTTTACCGGTCCATACCACCAGTATGAAATCAGGGATTTTGTCGAGGAACAGGTGGGAACGTGGCTGCGAAAATATTGTGTGATCAAAAAGATTGAACCGGAACTGAAATATGAAAATTTTGAATCCAAAAAACTCAAAGACCTCATTCACCAGCCCATTTTGCTAACCATCAGCGCCATGATGCTGGCTGATGAGACAGGCCGCCGCCTGATTGAAGATGTGGGAGACAGGGAGATTACAAGGGGGGATATCTATCAGATCATTATTCAATGGACATATGAGCGAAAGTGGCAATGTCATCCCAACTGCGCCCATTTGCCAAATGCGGCGTCGTACAGGAAATTTCTGCGGATATTGGCCTTTATCCTGTTCCGGCACGGCGAGGAGACCATTAAGATCAGCACACTGATTGAGGCGCTGAAAAAGCACGAAGCGCTTTATGATCTGGAATGGATCAAAACCAAAAGCGACGAAACCATCGAAGATATCTGTAAGAATGTGGCGGTCAGTTTCTTTTTCAAGGGGCTGGAGGAAAATGCGTTTTCCTTTATCCACAAGACTGTCAGGGATTACCTGACCGTCGAAGCAATCTTTGATCTGCTGAAAGAGGCAACGGAAAACTTTAATCCGAGGAGGCCGGGAAAAAGTTGCGACAACACGGCAGAGGACATCTATTTCATTTTGGGCAAATCCAAACTGTCTCATGAAGATCATCTGCCATTTCTCGAAGACATTATCACAGCCCGAAATGCAGATGCCAGAGAACTCTTTGACCCGCTGGAAACTTTTTTCAAAACGGCTTTGGATCATATACACCTGATCAAGCATGAAAACGGGCAAAATGTCAATCCGCTGATAACCGAGGCCAATGTGCTGTCCGGTCTGTTGTATTGGATCACGGAGATTTTTCAGACGTTTTCAGAAGAAGAAAGAAAAGAGAGATATGAAGGGGGATATTTAAAAATATTTGAGCCGCCAGATGGGTTTCATAAATTTATCTCTTTTTTGAATGCTTCAGAATTATTCGGATATTCTTTATATAGCTTTAAGTTGAAATTTGCAAATTTGAGAGACGCAGGCTTGGGTGGCGCAAATTTGAGAGGCGTGAAATTGAGAGAGGCAAACTTGGAAGCCGCAGACTTGAGAGGGGCAAACTTGGGAGCCGCAGACTTGAGAGGGGCAAGCTTGGAAGCCGCAGACTTGAGAGGCGCAAATTTGAGTTTGACAAATTTGAGAGGGGCAAATTTGAGAGGGGCAAACTTGAGAGGCGCAGCTCTGTACGGCGCAAACTTGAGAGGCACAAATTTTCTGCGCGCAATATTTCTGGATACAAATTTGACTGATACAGACTTGAGCCTTGCAAGCAATTTAACATTCCAAAAAATTCAACAAGCGATCACAAACGAAACTACAATCCTTCCCGACTACCTGAAACAAGAGGACGAACCAGAAGATGCGGAATAG
- a CDS encoding homocitrate synthase/isopropylmalate synthase family protein, with protein sequence METRTDKPVWIIDSTLRDGEQAPGVVFSPGEKAEIALMLAEAGADELEVGIPAMGKAERDAIRSIRALNTGCRLTCWCRAVQKDIELADRCGTGSVHISFPVSDIHMNALGKQKGDVLALLETQVAFARRYFDRVSVGAQDAMRADPAFVTQLAGLALECGAYRIRIADTVGIATPGHVHRFVRGLCRNVPGMAAEFHAHNDLGMATANAVTAVEAGATALSVTVNGLGERAGNARLEEVAAALRFAAERQCRVDLSKLMPLCRRVAAASGRPVSDDKPVTGAAAFRHESGIHCDGLLKDRQTYEPFPCEAVGRDRSEFVVGKHSGTRIIRYILEKAGVCVNRSQAETLLKYVRNMASEKRRTLSDHEVLGLYHSCGMG encoded by the coding sequence ATGGAGACGCGGACAGACAAACCGGTTTGGATAATTGATTCCACGCTGCGGGACGGCGAACAGGCACCGGGGGTTGTGTTCAGCCCGGGGGAAAAGGCGGAGATCGCCCTCATGCTGGCAGAGGCCGGGGCCGATGAGCTGGAGGTCGGCATTCCGGCCATGGGAAAGGCCGAGCGGGACGCCATCCGCAGTATCCGGGCGCTCAATACGGGCTGCCGCCTGACCTGCTGGTGCCGGGCCGTGCAAAAGGATATCGAGCTGGCGGACCGGTGCGGCACGGGCAGCGTTCACATCAGCTTTCCGGTGTCTGATATTCATATGAATGCCCTGGGAAAACAGAAAGGCGACGTGCTGGCGCTTCTGGAAACACAGGTGGCCTTTGCGCGGCGATATTTTGACCGGGTGTCGGTGGGCGCACAGGATGCCATGCGGGCCGATCCGGCCTTTGTGACGCAACTGGCCGGGCTGGCCCTTGAATGCGGGGCGTACCGGATACGGATTGCCGATACGGTCGGCATTGCCACCCCGGGGCATGTGCATCGGTTTGTGCGGGGCCTTTGCCGGAACGTGCCCGGCATGGCGGCGGAGTTTCACGCGCACAATGATCTGGGGATGGCGACGGCCAACGCGGTGACAGCGGTCGAAGCCGGTGCAACGGCCCTGAGCGTGACGGTGAACGGGCTGGGGGAGCGGGCCGGAAATGCCCGGCTGGAGGAGGTGGCCGCAGCGCTGCGGTTTGCGGCGGAGCGGCAGTGCCGGGTGGATCTGTCAAAGCTGATGCCGCTGTGCAGGCGGGTGGCCGCGGCGTCGGGCCGCCCGGTTTCCGATGACAAACCCGTCACCGGGGCGGCCGCATTCCGGCACGAGTCCGGGATTCATTGTGACGGCCTGCTGAAGGACCGGCAGACCTATGAGCCGTTTCCGTGCGAGGCCGTGGGGCGGGACCGGAGCGAGTTTGTGGTGGGCAAGCATTCGGGGACGCGGATTATCCGGTATATTCTGGAGAAGGCCGGGGTCTGCGTCAACCGGTCACAGGCCGAGACGCTGCTGAAGTATGTGCGGAACATGGCGTCAGAAAAGCGGCGCACCCTGTCCGATCACGAGGTGCTGGGCCTTTATCATTCATGCGGGATGGGGTGA
- a CDS encoding GNAT family N-acetyltransferase: MDNTMPVIRQALFSDIDDLALLLKELFSIEADFSFDEDRQRRGLAMMLEDSGTRCIVVAQSGGQAVGMCSAQLVVSTAEGGFSGLVEDMVVRPDYRGSGTGRRLLEAIGQWATERGATRLQLLADRHNAPALDFYEHLGWGMTQLICLHKKDE; this comes from the coding sequence ATGGACAACACCATGCCGGTGATCCGGCAGGCCCTTTTTTCGGATATTGACGATCTGGCTCTGCTGCTGAAAGAACTCTTTTCGATTGAAGCGGATTTTTCATTTGACGAAGACCGCCAGCGCCGGGGGCTTGCCATGATGCTGGAGGATTCCGGCACACGATGTATCGTAGTGGCACAGTCCGGCGGGCAGGCCGTGGGGATGTGTTCGGCCCAGCTGGTGGTTTCCACGGCAGAAGGCGGTTTCTCCGGGCTGGTGGAGGATATGGTGGTGCGCCCGGATTATCGCGGGTCCGGCACTGGCCGGAGGCTGCTGGAGGCCATCGGGCAGTGGGCCACGGAAAGGGGCGCAACCCGTTTGCAGTTGCTGGCGGACCGGCACAACGCCCCGGCCCTTGATTTTTATGAGCATCTGGGCTGGGGCATGACGCAACTGATCTGCCTTCACAAAAAGGATGAGTAA
- the ubiG gene encoding bifunctional 2-polyprenyl-6-hydroxyphenol methylase/3-demethylubiquinol 3-O-methyltransferase UbiG has translation MNVDQAEIAKFREMAAHWWDRNGECRALHDINPLRLGYIAECARLEGATVLDVGCGGGILSEAMAACGARVTGIDMGKEMLAAAALHARESGYAIDYCHMSAEEMAARHPGAFDVVTCMELLEHVPDPASVVRACGQMVRPGGSVFFATLNRNFKSFVFAIIGAEYVLRLLAPRTHRHSKFVRPAELAGWGSRAGLSVRDLTGLQYNPFTRRYFLNRDTSVNYMAHLTRQGAEDA, from the coding sequence ATGAATGTGGATCAGGCGGAGATTGCAAAGTTCAGGGAGATGGCCGCGCACTGGTGGGACCGGAACGGTGAGTGCAGAGCCCTGCACGACATCAACCCGCTGCGCCTCGGTTATATTGCGGAGTGCGCCCGGCTGGAAGGTGCAACGGTGCTGGATGTGGGGTGCGGCGGCGGCATTCTCAGCGAGGCAATGGCCGCCTGCGGTGCGCGGGTAACCGGCATTGACATGGGAAAGGAGATGCTGGCCGCAGCCGCATTGCACGCCCGCGAAAGCGGGTATGCCATTGATTATTGCCACATGAGCGCGGAGGAAATGGCGGCCCGGCATCCGGGGGCATTTGATGTGGTTACCTGCATGGAGCTGCTGGAGCATGTGCCGGACCCGGCATCGGTGGTCCGGGCCTGCGGCCAGATGGTCAGACCGGGCGGCAGTGTTTTTTTTGCGACCCTCAACCGGAATTTCAAATCGTTTGTATTTGCCATTATCGGCGCGGAGTATGTACTCCGGCTTCTGGCCCCCCGCACCCACCGGCATTCAAAGTTTGTCAGGCCCGCCGAACTTGCCGGATGGGGCAGCAGGGCCGGGCTGTCGGTCCGTGATCTGACGGGCCTGCAATACAATCCCTTTACCCGCCGCTATTTTCTTAACCGGGATACGAGCGTAAACTATATGGCACACCTGACGCGGCAGGGTGCGGAAGATGCCTGA
- a CDS encoding UbiA family prenyltransferase, with product MKLTSDAIRLTGFSRLKFFWALSRTPHALLDMTTPAFAACLWLGSFPPISVILLGLLTVFAGYTAVYALNDVVDFRVDRERIQQDTFQAKVCTADDLDAALTRHPMACGCLSFKQGLTWAISWGAVAFLGAYLLNPVCAAIFMAGCVLEAVYCRLFRVSPFRAFINGIVKTLGALAAVFAVDPNPSWVYLATLFMTIFMWELGGQNIPNDCSDIEEDQRLKAQTIPVRFGAETAGFAVVATLTGAVLLTPVLFSLSQARFGAFYYMTIAVAGVWLLLMPAFRFYRTKAFDHAMALFNRASYYPALLFTVVILRLLS from the coding sequence TTGAAATTAACATCCGATGCAATACGTCTGACAGGTTTCTCACGTCTGAAATTCTTCTGGGCGCTCTCCAGAACCCCTCACGCCCTGCTGGATATGACCACGCCGGCCTTTGCGGCCTGCCTGTGGCTCGGCAGTTTCCCCCCGATCAGCGTCATTCTGCTGGGACTGCTGACCGTCTTTGCCGGTTACACTGCCGTCTACGCTCTGAACGATGTGGTGGACTTCCGCGTGGACAGGGAGCGGATACAGCAGGACACCTTTCAGGCCAAAGTCTGCACAGCCGATGACCTGGATGCGGCCCTGACCCGGCATCCCATGGCCTGCGGCTGCCTGAGTTTTAAACAGGGGCTGACCTGGGCCATAAGCTGGGGCGCTGTGGCGTTTCTGGGCGCATATCTTCTGAACCCGGTCTGTGCAGCCATCTTTATGGCCGGGTGCGTTCTGGAAGCGGTCTACTGCCGCCTCTTCAGGGTCAGCCCGTTCCGTGCCTTTATCAACGGCATTGTCAAAACCCTGGGCGCTCTGGCGGCCGTTTTTGCAGTTGATCCCAACCCGTCGTGGGTCTATCTGGCAACCCTGTTTATGACGATCTTCATGTGGGAACTGGGGGGGCAGAACATCCCCAACGACTGCTCGGATATTGAAGAGGATCAGCGGTTAAAGGCCCAGACCATTCCGGTGCGGTTCGGGGCGGAAACGGCGGGCTTTGCCGTTGTCGCCACGCTGACCGGGGCCGTTCTGCTCACCCCGGTTCTGTTCAGCCTCTCACAGGCCCGGTTCGGTGCATTTTATTACATGACCATTGCCGTGGCAGGCGTCTGGCTGCTCCTGATGCCCGCCTTCCGCTTTTACCGGACAAAGGCCTTTGACCACGCAATGGCGCTGTTCAACAGGGCCAGCTATTATCCGGCTCTGCTCTTCACCGTGGTGATCCTCCGGCTGCTGAGCTGA
- a CDS encoding class I SAM-dependent methyltransferase, translating to MQIRNSIWFDRKTREKQLDDYVIQNRKANFGTEALEEDQKAGRVRRHFDSVASRYDMMNTLLSFGVHYLWKRTGIRMLELRPGEKVLDVCGGTGDLSVSSRKIVGDSGQVALYDINWEMMKAGRLKPGNSGWRKKIAYIQGDAEQIAFPDNTFDVVMVGFAVRNITHMKQAFSEMHRVLKPGGRFLCLEFSKPVWPWFRWLYDFYSFSIMPLLGDLMMGERKAYTCLPETIRLFLTPDELTAVFRGVGFSSVVYRRLTNGIAVAHLCVK from the coding sequence ATGCAGATCAGAAATTCAATATGGTTTGACAGGAAGACGCGGGAAAAACAGCTGGATGACTACGTGATTCAGAACCGGAAGGCCAATTTCGGCACGGAGGCGCTGGAAGAGGATCAGAAGGCCGGGCGGGTCCGGCGACATTTCGATTCCGTGGCCTCCAGATACGACATGATGAACACGCTGCTCAGCTTCGGCGTTCACTATCTCTGGAAGCGGACCGGCATCAGAATGCTGGAACTGAGGCCGGGGGAAAAGGTGCTGGACGTGTGCGGCGGCACCGGGGATCTGTCCGTCTCTTCGAGGAAAATCGTCGGGGATTCCGGTCAGGTGGCCCTTTACGACATCAACTGGGAGATGATGAAGGCGGGCCGCCTGAAACCCGGCAATTCGGGCTGGCGCAAAAAGATTGCGTATATCCAGGGCGATGCCGAGCAAATCGCCTTTCCCGACAACACATTTGATGTGGTCATGGTCGGCTTTGCCGTCCGCAATATCACCCACATGAAGCAGGCCTTCAGCGAGATGCACCGGGTGCTGAAGCCGGGAGGCCGGTTTCTGTGCCTGGAGTTTTCAAAACCGGTCTGGCCCTGGTTCCGGTGGCTGTACGATTTTTACTCCTTCAGCATCATGCCCCTGCTCGGCGACCTGATGATGGGGGAGCGAAAGGCCTATACCTGTCTGCCGGAAACCATCCGGCTGTTTCTGACGCCCGATGAGCTGACGGCGGTCTTCAGAGGGGTGGGTTTTTCCAGCGTGGTTTACCGCCGTCTGACCAATGGCATTGCCGTGGCCCATCTGTGTGTGAAATAG
- a CDS encoding sulfite exporter TauE/SafE family protein has translation MLSTDTLSLFLLFLTTGFTIGFGHCIGMCGPVVVALSLNLGARKKRVPHLLYNCGRIVTYALLGGVMGLTGSFTTVAAHMAGFQKGVMIFSGVMITVMGFAMTGWVPLGRIFGDTCEATGFITRGFRFLTASKSAGAYFPLGLLLGFLPCGPVYTALLTVTRCSMEQRLPMDGFWLGMGLMATFGLGTVPALLLVGAMADMRFVRSRAMIYKAGAMLMIVAGIYFTVRGIQY, from the coding sequence ATGTTATCTACTGACACCCTGTCGCTGTTTCTGCTGTTTCTGACCACCGGCTTCACCATCGGGTTCGGCCACTGCATCGGCATGTGCGGCCCCGTCGTGGTGGCGCTCTCCCTCAATCTGGGGGCGCGGAAAAAACGGGTGCCCCACCTGCTCTACAATTGCGGGCGAATCGTCACCTATGCCCTTCTGGGCGGCGTCATGGGCCTGACCGGATCGTTTACCACCGTTGCGGCCCATATGGCGGGGTTTCAGAAGGGGGTGATGATTTTTTCGGGGGTGATGATCACGGTGATGGGGTTTGCCATGACCGGGTGGGTTCCCCTGGGGCGGATATTCGGCGACACCTGCGAGGCGACCGGTTTTATCACCCGCGGCTTCCGGTTTCTGACCGCTTCCAAGTCCGCAGGGGCCTATTTCCCGCTGGGGCTGCTGCTCGGTTTTCTGCCCTGCGGACCGGTTTACACGGCCCTGCTGACCGTTACGCGGTGCAGCATGGAGCAGCGGCTCCCGATGGACGGGTTCTGGCTCGGCATGGGACTGATGGCGACCTTCGGCCTGGGGACCGTTCCGGCCCTTCTGCTCGTGGGCGCGATGGCTGATATGCGGTTTGTCAGATCAAGGGCCATGATCTATAAAGCCGGGGCCATGCTGATGATCGTTGCGGGGATTTATTTTACCGTCAGGGGGATTCAGTACTGA